The Hermetia illucens chromosome 2, iHerIll2.2.curated.20191125, whole genome shotgun sequence genomic interval gcttctttgagcaaatcaaagcagcagcaaacaaggctgcagctggagtttcggcgttaagcagTCTAATTGCAAATattggggtcctacgtctagcaggcaacgcctcctgatgagttcaacgcagtctgtcctgctctacggtgcagaggtataggGTGACGCTCCtgccaaggaggtatatcgtaagcgtctcgtgcAAATACAGAAACGGGTAGCCTTGCGTGTGGTGTgtacgtaccgcactgtctctgaaccggccgtgatggtgatcgtgccagtgatccccgttgcccttcttgctaaggagcgtcaaggcATATAAAAGCGCActgagtggggtaaagtcggaccaagaggggatcgatgaatggaagtcgaaggcaatgcacggtaaacacgtgaattgtccatttgtcgatttgcatttatcgaatagatggctgtgtgctgaggaactctttgctgagacggaggggttcatgtgtgctattcagaacaacgtggtcgccacccgagcttataaaaagctcataatgaaagatcaggtagagaacgaccagtgcagaatgtgtgatttggcgttagagacgttggaccatctcatttctggcagcactgttatggcaccggtgcaatgcaccaccaggcataatgcggTATGTAGGGTGATCCAGGAcaatcttgcatacaagcataggctgatcacagaaacatgtccggtttaccggtatGAGCAAGAGTTGATAGTTCTACTTACGGCATGTATTGGAATCGGCAAGTTCTAATTGATCTCCATATTCCACACAATaggcctgacgtactgttagttgacaagacgggtcgctccgcatatattattaatgttcatatcccccataatagcaatattgaacggaaacacgtggaggagaaggtgaactatgaaccactggctcgggaaatgaaataaatttggcgtctcgagcgagtggttgaagttcccataatattttcagctacaagtattatacctaaatcctTCATAGCTTCCCTTGATGACCTGGGACTCTTACGCAgcctgattcaaaccatgcagaaatataccattctgcatacgtgctcgatgttgcggagagttttcgacggattctcccattgacctgaCGGGATAACCTGGCGGAAATGACAACCAAAAGCTTCTATAACGCCTATCGCCGCTTGATATCATCCTGTAAGGCGTTAGAATTTCCAACACTATTTTTCTAcaacaatgaaattatttctcttattAAGCACCCTCATCCTACCCTGAGAAGTAGTCATATTGTTATCAACTCTGTGATCGGTGGGTGTGATCTCGGAGTAGTCTGACCCGCTCTCTGAGTGAAAGTGAAATTTTGAATCTATATTGGATTATACAGGCATGGAAATTCGCATATTTTACATAGTATATTGTCTCCTCTTCACACGCACATGTTAGTTTTAGTTTCTAGATGCGCTTCGCTCGTACTCATGGAATCACTTAAGAAACGCTTCTATCTCGAACAACAGTACACCACTGGTCGAATATTCATCGGGGGTCTGTTGCCAATACCtatatgattgccattcaccccttagtTGGACATAGAACGCCAACCATTCCTACATGTCGTGGTACACGGTCCGCTATATTGCATTTCAACTTCTTCCAGGACTTTCCCAGAACCCTACATTCCTTCTCAATTGTTCTGCGCCACGTACTCTTGGTTCGACCTACTCGTGCATGCAATCCAGCGGCTTAAGAATTATAAgtccccaggagccgatggaattacagccgaactcgTTGGTATGatcgcgaccaattacaccaagcgatccatcaatttatgctcaaggtttgggacagtGAATTAATGCATGataactggcaaagaggcacaaTTTGCcccagggagatatcacacagtgcagtaatcaTAGAGGTATtgtattgctgagtaccatctattgtatattctccgctatcttactaggccagatagcccagAACATGATCGACCCATACCAAAaagccttcactccaggcaaacaaGTAACGGATCAGATATCCTATATGCGGTGCAATGATGAAACTGCTGGAATGTGGCCAtcacttgcaccatcttttcatcgacttcaaggccacctatgacagcatagccagtaaGATTAGGCACGGCCagaagagaattcagtatcccaactAAATAGATAGAACTAACTAGACAGGATCACTCtagagactattcgacatcaacaacggtttatgGCAAGGGGTGTCCTATCCTGTATCTCATTTATCCTGGCCCTGGAAAGAGTGATCCATGATGCCAAGGTGAATTCCTGAAGCAATAAtttcttctacgaggcagttgagcggactatCGAAGCATGTCCCggatgtgatatcaaaatcatacttggggatttgaccagccaagtagggacggagcccatattcaagcgatacattggctcccatagcttacatagggataccaatgataacggactgcggattattcagttagcagtatcgcacgaaatggttgatggaagtacctggtttgcgcggaaagtggatcacaaacatacgtgggcttctccagatgaAACTACTTtgaactaaattgaccacgtgctgattgaacggcaCCAcggctttgatgaatgtcagaacatatagggaggccaatatagactcgcatcACCATCTCGTTGGTGTAGTGCTACATAATCAtacatacataataataatatatcgaTTTACaaaaccacccagaatcccctctgacaatcaaatgaatactgaagctattcatAACACAGCGCTCCGTAACACCTgtaagagggaaacggatgcgCAATAACCGCGGTTAAAGATATCCTGGagaggaagcatcaacaaatcatcttcacaatcacctggagaGCATTATCATTGATGTGGCCACAAACGTACCCGGCCCCAGCCGCAGGGGGCCCAGCGggggatgaatgtaagctagcaacggaacggaaaaatgctgcatactgaatAATGTTATATTCTCAAacaacgcggacacgcgcggagacttaaaacgaactccgacgagcggaaaaggcctggcagaaccaacaggtttgtgaactcgaaaagtacagaaagcaaccgcactaggagcagaagttttacaaacaagtcaggaggatgaagccttgtacaccCCAATgatcatcctgctgagacaaagagagaaatctgatttccgacagaatgggcatggatattctgatgaactgctcagcaaCCAGAATATTGCtgagctggaggtcccgccaactgaagacgacgaacaaatactgccaccaccaatcagtgcaattcatcggcttaaaaatcataagtcgccacggtcatgagagaattcggagtcccgaccaggctgaccctgaccaatgtgcgaggccagataaaagcagcaggatctgtttcgctcgaaacatctcacctcATATGAGACTTAGCAAAGAAAACTGtgaacacttggccgcgttggaaAAAGAATCCCTCGAAGACTTTttcgcccctacatgaggatggactattccgtagcctatataacgacgaaatctgtgagcgataccatgaccgtcaggttgtgaataaaatccggctcaataggttacggtgggcgggtcacttaattcgtatgtatgaggatgatccagcccagaaagtctataaggacaatatctatggtagaaaaagaaaatgagacagaccctgcctgagatcgaGCAATttcgtaggtcagaacgccaggcagcttttaggtatatcgaattggtggacctcggcgcaaaaccgaggtgcctggagttccttataaaggcagacctattggataccagttgttgcactgctaacgatgatgatgatagcagcTAAACGACAATGCCTGAAATTGAAGAAATGcctgaaattattaaaatttaggGCCTTATGGGCAATAGATACATACGTGTATGTCCAAAATAACTATCAAAAGTTATATTGTCCTACAACTTGACCAACATTTGCCGAGATGTTATAATTTGTTGTTTAGATTGCTAAATGTGGTGTTATGAGCAAAATCTATTTTTCACGGAAACCACCATACACCTTTGGATACATTTAAAGGATTATCTCTAGTTATTTCAATCGTCAGTATCATAATTTTTATAGAGTGGTTGTGATTATGAACTTCAATATTATTTGTTCCAAAATTTCTCGACCACCTACATATTACTCTGCCAGAAAGTCATCTCTTACTAAGAGAAATATTAATTATTCAAATCAGTACAGATTTATTAATCATTATAATAATCTTTGATATTAAGTGTAATATCAACAGACATATGATAGTACAAATATGGAAATCTTGCTCTCAATTAGCAACAAAAAAATCCACAGGGCGTTTGGCACGCTTCCTAATGATTTGAATAGTTTATTTGCGTTAGTCTGACTTCTGGAAGTTTCCTAATTTGCAtagtcaaatttttttcacagaaggaATCTAAGATAATGAACTTGATCAAGTTAAAAAGATTGATAGAGGACAAAACTCGTTCTATGAGACTAAAACCATAGTTGCTGATTTATATAAATAGCGATCATAACTCACAACCTACATCATTCAGGATCCATTCATCCAGGAAGACAGTTCACAACTCAAGCAAAATGAAATTCGTAGTTTTGGCTCTTGCTCTTATTGGCACTGCCTCAGCTGGATTTGTCGCCCCAGCTTACACCGGCTACTCCGCTCCAGTTGTAGGTGCCGCCTACTCTGCTCCATTGGTAGGTGCTGCTTACCATGCCCCAGCTGTTGCGGCTGCTCCAGTCGCTTATTCAGCTCCAGCTGTAGCTGCTGCTCCAGTTGCTTACTCTGCCACATTTGCTAAGCCAGTCGCCTACACTGCCCCAGCCGTCGCTACTGCCGCTGTTGCCGCTACCCCAGTCGCTTACACTGCCCCAGCCGTTGCTGCCGCTCCAGTTGCTTATTCAGCTCCAGTTGTTAAGTCACTCGCTTACACTGCTCCTGCTGTTGCTGCTCCAATCGCCACTGGCTTCCATGCTGGATACGTCGCCCCAGCTGTTGACTACTGGAAGAAGAAGGCTGCTGCTTAAGTTGTGAATTGTTTTACAGGAATGGAATTAAAGGCACAATAAACTGATAAAATGGACATTTCCTGTTTCTTTTCAATGTTATGGTGTCTATTGTTTCATCCACTTTGAAAATATTGGGC includes:
- the LOC119650280 gene encoding cuticle protein 16.5-like, which produces MKFVVLALALIGTASAGFVAPAYTGYSAPVVGAAYSAPLVGAAYHAPAVAAAPVAYSAPAVAAAPVAYSATFAKPVAYTAPAVATAAVAATPVAYTAPAVAAAPVAYSAPVVKSLAYTAPAVAAPIATGFHAGYVAPAVDYWKKKAAA